From Salinicoccus roseus, one genomic window encodes:
- a CDS encoding nucleoside hydrolase encodes MKKVIMDVDTGVDDALAILYALESRQLDVLGITTVNGNVPLEMVNANTLKVLSLADRADVPVHPGADRPLMKTSEHVHHIHGDDGIGNALDDFSYSNQCQEQFAADFIIEQAEKHPGEVTLIAVGPLTNLALAFRKEPKLSEWLDEVVIMGGLVSEMGRGNKLPNSEFNIYTDAEAAQIVFHSGAETTLVSLDVTKQTLLSNRDIKRLEGRKYHDFVKQSTEVYRAFSKEKFNLDGCALHDPLTVGYVLNNNFLKTEKHHVDVETVSPLNYGQTVCDFNNLLGREPNVNVCLGVDAEAFVSHFLEMLGREG; translated from the coding sequence ATGAAGAAAGTGATCATGGACGTCGATACCGGGGTGGATGATGCATTGGCGATCCTCTATGCACTGGAAAGCAGGCAGCTCGATGTGCTCGGCATCACGACGGTGAACGGCAATGTGCCGCTCGAGATGGTGAATGCAAATACGCTGAAGGTGCTGTCGCTGGCTGACAGGGCGGACGTGCCCGTCCACCCTGGTGCAGACCGGCCGTTGATGAAGACATCAGAACATGTCCATCATATCCATGGGGATGACGGCATCGGCAATGCACTCGATGATTTCAGCTACAGCAACCAGTGCCAAGAACAGTTCGCAGCGGACTTCATCATCGAACAGGCGGAAAAGCACCCTGGAGAAGTCACGCTGATCGCCGTTGGGCCGCTGACCAACCTGGCACTGGCATTCCGGAAGGAGCCAAAGCTCTCCGAATGGCTTGATGAAGTCGTCATCATGGGCGGGCTGGTATCCGAAATGGGGCGGGGCAACAAGCTGCCGAACTCCGAATTCAACATTTATACCGATGCCGAAGCGGCACAGATCGTCTTCCACAGCGGGGCCGAAACGACGCTGGTCAGCCTCGATGTGACGAAGCAGACGCTGCTGTCCAATCGGGACATCAAGAGGCTCGAAGGCAGGAAGTATCATGACTTCGTCAAACAGTCGACGGAAGTCTACCGCGCCTTCAGCAAGGAGAAGTTCAACCTCGACGGTTGTGCACTGCACGACCCGCTGACTGTCGGTTATGTACTGAACAATAACTTCCTCAAGACCGAGAAACACCATGTCGATGTCGAAACGGTGAGTCCGCTCAACTATGGGCAGACGGTGTGCGACTTCAACAATCTCCTCGGCAGGGAACCGAACGTGAATGTCTGCCTGGGTGTTGATGCAGAAGCGTTCGTTTCGCATTTCCTGGAGATGCTCGGTAGAGAAGGATAG
- a CDS encoding GntR family transcriptional regulator codes for MLKYQRIAEDMEQYIVDNELRQGDKLPVLEDLRKKYEVSKSTITKALELLEMKGIIYQVRGSGIFVRRHRRKGYINLDENQGFRSGLDDFQLTSEVLGLEVVTPSEEVMANLSISAEEPVYQVKRLRFIHGQPLCIEESYYKKSVVPFLNEQIVSESIFTYLREGLKLKIGFSDNFFHIRKLDEDEAELLSLDAGDPALYYESVYHLPNGEPFDYSKLVYNYQEAQFYLQINSF; via the coding sequence ATGCTGAAATACCAGAGGATCGCTGAAGATATGGAACAGTACATCGTCGACAATGAGTTGCGGCAGGGGGACAAGCTCCCCGTCCTTGAAGACCTCAGGAAGAAATATGAAGTCAGCAAGAGTACGATCACGAAGGCACTCGAACTGCTCGAAATGAAGGGCATCATCTACCAGGTGCGGGGAAGCGGCATCTTCGTGAGAAGGCACAGGAGGAAGGGCTACATCAACCTCGATGAGAATCAGGGCTTCAGATCCGGCCTCGACGACTTCCAGCTTACATCGGAGGTCCTGGGACTGGAGGTCGTGACACCTTCAGAAGAAGTCATGGCCAACCTGTCGATTTCGGCAGAAGAGCCGGTCTATCAAGTGAAGCGGCTCCGCTTCATCCACGGACAGCCGCTGTGCATTGAGGAATCATATTACAAGAAGTCCGTCGTCCCCTTCCTGAATGAACAGATCGTCTCCGAATCCATATTCACCTACCTCAGGGAAGGATTGAAACTGAAGATCGGATTCTCGGACAACTTCTTCCATATACGCAAGCTTGATGAAGATGAGGCGGAACTGCTGTCACTCGATGCCGGTGATCCCGCCCTGTACTACGAATCGGTCTACCATCTGCCGAACGGGGAGCCATTCGACTACTCGAAGCTTGTATACAATTACCAGGAAGCCCAGTTCTACCTGCAGATCAACAGTTTTTGA